The stretch of DNA TCGGTTCAACTGGCGTCCTTCATCCGTCGTGTTGTCGGCAATCGGTTTCGATTCGCCGTAGCCGACCGGCATAAAGAAACGTCTCGGATCGACCTTTTCTTTTTCGCTCAAATATTTCATCACGCTTTCCAGGCGGCGATGGGAAAGATGAATATTGTAATCTTCTTCGCCGATCCAATCGGTATGACCGGAAAGCTGCACCAGGGCATTCGGGAAAAGGTTGAGGATTCTTGCAACTCTTTCCATGGTCGGGTATTCCGACGGCCGGATGTCGGCTTTGTCAAAATCGAAAAAGACGGTCAACAGACCGCTGGTCGAATCGGCTTTGAAGCGCATTTTGCCGGGATCTTCGGCAATAATCTGATTCACCTGCGCCAGTTTATTCTCCAATTCGCGTTTGAGGCGTTCCAATTCCTCCGCCGTTTGTCGAGCTTTATCGAGTTGATCGCGCAGTTTCTTTTCGAGATCGCTATAGTCCGGCGGGGCTCCGCCATACTGCGCAGATGCAAAGGGTTCTTCCTTGAGCGCGCGAAAAGCGAAATGGAGCGAGAAGCGGTGGGCAGCCTCATCGAAAGCAGGAAGCGGCGCATAAGCATAATCGAGCCGAATAAGAGAGTTGCCCAAAGAGGTAGCCGGAATGTTGACGCCGAAACCTGCAGCCCACGCGGACGATGAAGGATCGTTAATTCGATAGCCTCCCCGCAGATAAAAGTCGTTGCCGAGCAGTAGCTCGCTGCCCAGGAAAAAGCGCAGTTTTTCATGCCTGGCCATAACGGCATCGCCGGAAAGGATCAATTCGCTCGAGTTTTCGCCGTCGCTCAAAGGCAGCGTCAGGGCCGCACCGGCGCGATAGAGCTGGGTAAGGGGCGACTCCCAAGCATCGAATTTAACACCGGTAAAAGAATAATTCTGCAGCGAGGCGCCGACCGAGAGAATTTTCGGGAAGCGCACTTGAAACCCTGCATCTCCGGCCCAGGTGGTACTCACTTGGCCGACCAAAGATTGCTGAAGGAATTTTCCCCCAAGGCCGATGCCTATCCCCCACTCGCCGGTTTGGAAATACTTGCCGTAAGCCAAAGCCGCCAGAAGGTCGCCGCTGGTATTGATTCCGCCCAAGGGATTGAAAAACTGGTCCAGCTTTTCGATCGATCCTTCATCGAAATAGCTCACATCGAGGCCGACTACACCGTATTTGGCATAATTACGCTCGCGAATCGGGGCAAAATCATTGCGGTCTCTTCCAATGGCGTACGCGAACGAGAGGTTGCCCTGTTGCGTGTCGCCGATCCAGCTGTTAAAGTTTGCGGCGAGCATCGGCGCCTTTATTCCGCCCAGGGCGCCGACGTTATAGCGCATCAAATTGACGTCGCCGGTAAGGGCGGTAAAGGCATCCCCCATGGCGATTTGTCGGGCTGCCGGCGAGATTTTTAAGAACGGCAGCCCGCTGTAGCCGATGCCGTTTTGGGCGCTCGCAGATGTCGTCAAACTAAAGACAAAGAGCGCAGTCGCGGTGAGGGCCGTTTTCCATACGGCCGTCTCTTTATTACTCATTTTAATCCGCATGATGGAATTGTCTCCATTCATTTTCTAAACTCAGCGAATAATGACGAACTTGACCAAAGCGCTCAACGTTTCCCGCTTGGTCTGTGAAAGGATATCGGCCTGCACTTTGACCCAATAGGTGCCGCTCGCGGCAGGCCTGCCGCCGTCCGTCAAGAGATTCCACCAATTATTGATGTGACCAAACTGGTTGGGCGGCAAAGAGTTACCACCAGATTCGAAACGAATCGTTTGAGGATCGATTTCAGCTACTTTCTCGCCGGCTAAATTAAAGATCTCCATTCGCCTGATCGTCAATGTACCATTGGAGGACCCCAGGCGCATTCTAAAGGGACGATTTTCGGCCACGATATAAGGATTCGGCGCCACTTTGCAGTAGAGCGGCTGCGCCATTTGAGCGGAGATGGTATCCGGCACACTGATGAATCTTCGGGTGGGGTACTCCGGCTTTTTGAAATTGTCGAAATAGATGACTTGGATGTCGTCGTTCGGTCGGGCATAAAGGAAGCGGTCGCCCGGCGTATAGTTGAGCGCATTTCGCAAGGTGATGCTGTTCTGCGAAGAAAAGCGGCCGGTATGGTACTGACCGTTTTGACCTTGTTCTTCGTAGAGCGTCAGATATTCGCGGTCATTTGTAGAGGGGTTAAGGAACATAACCTGCAGCGAGTCGCGGGCGATCACGTCGATGCTGCGATCCAATTCGTTGACGACACGCGCAAAGATCGGTTGGTTCAGCGGCGAAGCGGTGATTTCTTGTCCCTGCGCGTTGGTTACAATTAAATTCCCCAGCATTCCTTGAATGACCGGTATGCTGTCGGACAGCACTTCATTGGGACGCAAAGCGGACCGAAAGGACGCTGCCAGCACGTCACGATCAAAAATTTCCAGGGTATCGTTGTTGATGGTGACGGCTTGACTTGCCGTGACGATACGCAGCGGAATGCCGGCCGGCGCGGTGTAACGGAGATTCAAAGTATCGCGCTTGACGGTAATTCGCTCGGCATCCAAACTGAGGTTGGACGTGACCTCTATGTTAAAGGTGGCCCCTGGCTCGATTATATTTTTCAACTGCACAAAAGCCTGATCGGCAAAGACAGAATCGTTTGGTGCCGGAATATAAGTCGCTGCAGTATAAAAATCTTTAGGGTTACCTTGGGCGTCGACAAATGCAAGAGCCGGAGGTTCGATGGGCGTTTCGCGCCAGGCGATCCGCCATTTATCCAGGCGCGGCGTCATGGCGCTGTTGTAGGTAATTAGAGTAATAACCATTGTCAATCGCCGGGCGCCGAAAAGCTGTTCGAACTGACCCAAAGGAATGCGGATCGGCTCAAAAGACACCTGCAGTGGCCCAAGATTTAATAAAGTACGATCCGGATAATCAGGATTCGTCAAACTGACTGTAAAGGCAACATTACTCAAGAAAAGGCGCTCTTCCTCGTAGGGCTTCCAGACCAAGGTCAAAGAGTCCCACGAGACATGAACGGCCTGATTTTCGCGTGCGGCTCCGATCGGATAGAGCGGATTATCGCGTGTAAATATGTGCGGGCGAAGGGTTGTATCATAATAGCGGTAGCTTACGCGGACTTGGTTGACTACGGGTGTGACGCGCGGATTGGTGGTGCTGAGAAAGGCGCGCACTTGAAAATAGCGATGCAGTTTGTGCTCGGCAAAGAGCACGGAATCGACTGCCGTATAAAAAGTATTGGGAGTGCCGTCCGGTCCTCTCCAAGCCAAACCTTCGTTCGGAAAAGTCGAGCTGGAGCGGAACTGGAGTCTCACGCTGGTTTCGGCATTCAGATTCTCACCCGCGAATCGAATGGTTTCGAAATCAACGTCCTTGATCAAGTCGATAACAGGTGAACGAAACTCGACCGCTTCTTTGTCAAATTCGAACACGGCCGGAGTCCAAACAGTCAAGCCGTCGAGAGTGATTTGCCGGCAAAGCAGAAATCCGCCGCTAAGCAACGGGTCGGCATCGTCGACCGAGGGCGCCGGATTCGGCCATTGGTAGAAATAGGTCGGGTCTTCCGGACTGACTTCGATGATGCGGTTATTGCCTTTATCGGCAATTACCACTCGCCGAGTAGCGGGATTCCAGTCTGCGTCAGCCGGGTTGCGCAGATGCGACGCGTCGTCTCCCGGTGTTCCGTCGCCGAAAGCCCAGGTGATGGTCTGATCATTACGGTTGACCAAAAGCACGCGATGAGCCGTTTGATCTGTAATAAGCACCTGCCGACCCAGGATCGCATCATCGATGTATTCAACATCCACCGGCGAGAAACGGCCGTCCGGCCCCGAGTAGCTCCACATTATGGGGTCCGAAAGCGGATCCAACCTTTCATCGACAATGATGACGCGCTTATTGCCGGTGTCGGCGATCAGCACTTCGGGCGTTCCGAGAATTTTCACCGCATCGGAAGGGCTGTTCAGGAGGCCGTCGCCCATGCCTGCGGTGCTGACACGACCAAATCGCCAAACAATGTTTTTTCCCATCGAAACTTTGGCAACTACATTCGAACCTTTCCAAGTAATCAGAGCATAGCGCACCTGGGTTCCGCCTACGAGCTCTTGATAGAAAAACGCGTCGGTAGGAGATGAATAATTCGCATCCGGGGCGGGGTATTCCCAAACTACAGAGTTCGACCTGAGGCTGTAAATGATGACCTTATTTCCCGATTGATCAGTGATCAAATAAACCGGTTCGCCCCAAATCGAACTGATGTCATCGACATCGACCGCATGCAACAGGCGTCCGCTTTGCTGGGGCGTAAACTGCGCATTGTTGTATTCCCACAGGATGCCCGACAATTTCCATGGGTTTTCCGTAAAGGAGAGCAGTGTATCATCACTCGAAGACGTCAACTCCAATACGCCTCTGTCTTCAGACAGCCTTATGGTTGGATCCCATCCGGTCAGCCAATTGTTGAAAATCGGATCTCCGTCTTCGCGGGCCTTTTTCTGCGTCTGCCCCCAAAGCTCCGTATGGGTAATCAAAAACAGCCCGAAGAGGCTGAGAAAAAGTAAGCGGGTTTTCATGATTTTTTTCCCTGATTGAACCACATCAAAACGGTTATAAAATATAAACGAAAAGCATTCTATGCAAAGGAATTTCAGTATTGGCATAATAAATTACTTTAAGATATCCACATCGCCAGGGCGATGGAATTGAACTTGTTCTCATCGTCGTCCGCGCGGGAAGTGACGACAATTGGAACGTTGGCGCCGACGACGATGCCTGCGGATTTGCAATCAACAAAATAAGTGAGGGCTTTGTGGAACACGTTTCCGGCTTCGATATTGGGCATAATCAGAATATCGGCGTCGCCTTCGAGAGGAGATTTGATGCCTTTAATTTCGCAGGCGCGTTTACTGACGGCATTATCCAGCGCCAATGGGCCGTCGATGATGCAATTGGCGATCTGGCCGCGCTCGGCCATTTTCGATAAAGCCGCTGCATCGAGCGTGCAGGGCATGGCCGGATAGTTTACTCTTTCCACTGCGCCGATGATTGCGACTTTGGGCTTGCGCACGCCCAATTTGCGCATGGTTTGTACGGCATTTTCGGTTATAGCGATTTTTGCTTCCAGATCGGGCGCGATGTTCATACCGCCGTCGCTCATCATCAAAAAGTGGCCGTAAGCGGGAATCTCGAAAAGCGAAATGTGCGACAGCAATTTGCCCGAGCGGATGCCCACTTCGCGATCGAGCACGCCTTTCAAGAGGGTGGATGTCGAGCAGACGCCTTTCATGAGAACATCGGCCAGGTGCTCACGAATCAATTGAATCGCGCGCACGACGCTCTGGCTCTCGGATGTGGTATTGACGATGTCGAAATGCGAGATATCGATCTCGAATTCCTGGGCAATTTCCACGATCTTTCTCTTATTGCCGACTAGAACGGCCTCTGCGATCCCCTCTTTGTAGGCATGGGAAACGGCTTTGAGGACTTCTTCGCTTTCCGCCATCGCTACCGCAATGGTCTTTTTCGGCTTGCTTTTTACGTTCTCAATCAGCTCGGCAAATGTCGTTATCATATTTCTCTACGCCTTCTCGGTAGTGCAATGCCGGTTCTTCACCATTCAATACGCGCAACGCGCCTTCGGCCAAAGCCTGCATTTCTTCTTCACCGGGGAAAACCATTACGGGAGCGATGAATGAGACGTATTCTTTAATCCATGTAACAATCAGCTTATCGTTTGATATTCCGCCGGTTATAACAATTGCATCAACTTTTCCTTTCAATACGGCGGCCATCTCCCCGATCTGCTTTGCCGTTTGATAGGCCATACCTTTATAGATCAGTTCGGCATAGCGGTCGCCGTTTTCTATTCTTTTCACTACTTCCCGTACGTCATTGGTGCCTAAATAGGCGACAAGGCCGCCGGAACCCTTGATCATGGACAGTGTATCTTTTAGTCCTTTATTGACGGTGAAGCAATATCTGACCAGATCTCCGCACGGAAGAGTGCCGCTGCGCTCAGGCGAATAGGCGCCCTCACCGTCCAGGGCATTGTTGACGTCGATGACCCGGCCGCGCTGGTGTGCGCCGACGGAAATGCCGCCGCCCAGGTGGGCGACGATCAGATTGACGTCGCTGTAGTCTTTTCCCAAAGCGCAAGCGGCTTTGCGGGCCACAGATTTTTGGTTAAGAGCGTGGAAAATACTCTTTCGTTGAAATTGCGGATGTCCGGATAATCGGGCGAGGTCCTGAAGCTCATCGACGACAACCGGATCGACGATAAAAGCCGGTTTATTGAATGATCTTGCCAGCGAATCGACAATGAGTGCACCCAAATTGGAGGCGTGTTCTCCGCAGACGGCGTTTTTTAGGTCCTGAAGCATCTCCTCATCGACGATATAGACTCCGCCCGGAATGGGACGCAGCAGACCGCCGCGGCCGACAAAGGCATCGACCTGCGCCAAATCTAATGCTTCCTCTTTAACCGTTTGCTCGATTGCAGAGAATCGCAGAGGGAGTTGATCGATGATAGTGGAATATCGGGCAAGTTCCTGGAGGGGATGATCGATGGTGCGTCGAAAGCGGCAAGCCTCATCGGCAAATAACGCAATTTTGGTCGAGGTCGACCCTGGATTCACAACAAAGATTTGTTTCACCCGCCCTCCCAATGACAGCGTTTCGTGTCGGTTTCGTCAATGGTGCGCGTCATATTGCTGCATGAGGCTGCTAAAGATAATCAGCATTTTTCAAAAAGGCAAGCGGCAAAGCAACGTTATACGCTGTTTTTGCCATTACTCCGATTCATAATGAATCAGAGATTCAATTCGATAGTTGCGCAGACGGTTGCGCGCTCCAAGAAAATCGAGCTCGATCAAGAAGCAGAAGCCCACGACTTGTCCGCCCAACCGTTCAACCAACCGGGCGGCAGCGCCCACAGTACCGCCAGTCGCCAGCAGGTCATCCACGATCAACACCTTCTCCCCTTTTTGTATCGCATCGATGTGCATTTGCAGCGACGCAACACCGTATTCCAATTCATAGTCTTCAGAAATGGTCTGATAAGGCAGTTTTCCGGGTTTCCGTGCCGGCACCATGCCGATACCGAACTTGTAGGCAAGCAGCGCGGCAAAAATGAATCCCCGCGATTCAATGCCGACAACTTTGTCGATTTTAACGTCGCGAAACTGGTCATACATTTTTTCTACGGCTTCGCGCAAAGCATGTCCGTCGCCGAGCAAAGTCGTAATGTCGCGGAAGACGATGCCTTTTTTGGGAAAATCGGGAATGCTGCGAATTTTTTCGGCCAAGTTCATTTTATGGTCCTCAATGAATAATGGAAAATCCCTGAAACTGGTTGTCCGGCGGCGCCCACTCAACATCGACGGCAGTCACATGCGCCCATCGGGGACCGACGCGCAGAGCTTCGATAAACTGTTTCAACTTGGATTCTTCACCTTCGGCGACAACCTCTACGCCTCCGTCTATGGTGTTTTCAACAGTGCCGTCGATTCCTAATTCCAGAGCTTTTCGCCAGGTGAAAAAGCGGAAGCCGACACCTTGGACAACGCCGGAAATGCGAATAATTGCCTTTACGCGGCGCATAGCAACCTCACGGCGTAAGTCGATAGATGGTGCGCGGGAAGGGTATGGTTTCCCGAATATGCGGTCGGTTGCAAATCCACGCAACGGTGCGCTCAATACCCAACCCGAATCCGGCGTGCGGCACCGAACCGTATTTGCGCAGGTCTAAATACCAGCCGAACGCCGATTCCGGCAGATTATGCTTTTTAATTGATGCCAGGAGCGTATCGTAATCATCCTCGCGCTGGCCGCCGCCGATGATCTCGCCGTAGCCTTCCGGGGCCAGAACATCGACGCACAAAGCACGGTCGGGACGCAGCGGATCGCGTTTCATGTAGAAGGCTTTGACTTCGATCGGATAGTGGGTAATCATCACCGGCCGATCAAAATGGTTGGAAATGATGGTTTCATCGGTGCCGCCCAGATCGTCGCCGTCGACAAAATTGGGATTTTCTGCTTTGACCAGTTTGACGGCTTCATCGTAGGTGATGCGCGGGAACGGCCGTTTAATCAGCTCGAGCTTGGAAATATCGCGCTCCAGGACCTCGAGCTCTTTGCGCCGACGCTCCAACACGCGCTCGACAATGTAGACGATCAGTCCTTCCGCCAGATCCATATCCTGTTCGAGATCGCAATAGGCAACTTCAGGTTCGATCATCCAAAATTCCGTCAAGTGGCGCCGGGTTTTGGACTTTTCAGCGCGAAAGGTCGGCCCGAAGCAGTAGACCTTGCCGAAAGCCATGGCCGCGGCTTCCATGT from candidate division KSB1 bacterium encodes:
- the asnS gene encoding asparagine--tRNA ligase, which encodes MAERVYINRIAPYLGKEVTLYGWVYNITGKGKLQFIMMRDGTGMIQVVVFKGNVAPEVFERCEKLTQESSIIVTGTVTEDPRAKGGFELQAKDVQIVQLAQDYPITPKEHGIEFLMDQRHLWLRSSKQHAILRIRHEVIKAARDYFDNLDFTLVDAPIFTPSACEGTTNLFETTYFDTKAYLTQSGQLYMEAAAMAFGKVYCFGPTFRAEKSKTRRHLTEFWMIEPEVAYCDLEQDMDLAEGLIVYIVERVLERRRKELEVLERDISKLELIKRPFPRITYDEAVKLVKAENPNFVDGDDLGGTDETIISNHFDRPVMITHYPIEVKAFYMKRDPLRPDRALCVDVLAPEGYGEIIGGGQREDDYDTLLASIKKHNLPESAFGWYLDLRKYGSVPHAGFGLGIERTVAWICNRPHIRETIPFPRTIYRLTP
- a CDS encoding bifunctional enoyl-CoA hydratase/phosphate acetyltransferase — its product is MITTFAELIENVKSKPKKTIAVAMAESEEVLKAVSHAYKEGIAEAVLVGNKRKIVEIAQEFEIDISHFDIVNTTSESQSVVRAIQLIREHLADVLMKGVCSTSTLLKGVLDREVGIRSGKLLSHISLFEIPAYGHFLMMSDGGMNIAPDLEAKIAITENAVQTMRKLGVRKPKVAIIGAVERVNYPAMPCTLDAAALSKMAERGQIANCIIDGPLALDNAVSKRACEIKGIKSPLEGDADILIMPNIEAGNVFHKALTYFVDCKSAGIVVGANVPIVVTSRADDDENKFNSIALAMWIS
- a CDS encoding acylphosphatase, whose translation is MRRVKAIIRISGVVQGVGFRFFTWRKALELGIDGTVENTIDGGVEVVAEGEESKLKQFIEALRVGPRWAHVTAVDVEWAPPDNQFQGFSIIH
- the buk gene encoding butyrate kinase, whose product is MKQIFVVNPGSTSTKIALFADEACRFRRTIDHPLQELARYSTIIDQLPLRFSAIEQTVKEEALDLAQVDAFVGRGGLLRPIPGGVYIVDEEMLQDLKNAVCGEHASNLGALIVDSLARSFNKPAFIVDPVVVDELQDLARLSGHPQFQRKSIFHALNQKSVARKAACALGKDYSDVNLIVAHLGGGISVGAHQRGRVIDVNNALDGEGAYSPERSGTLPCGDLVRYCFTVNKGLKDTLSMIKGSGGLVAYLGTNDVREVVKRIENGDRYAELIYKGMAYQTAKQIGEMAAVLKGKVDAIVITGGISNDKLIVTWIKEYVSFIAPVMVFPGEEEMQALAEGALRVLNGEEPALHYREGVEKYDNDICRAD
- a CDS encoding PorV/PorQ family protein: MSNKETAVWKTALTATALFVFSLTTSASAQNGIGYSGLPFLKISPAARQIAMGDAFTALTGDVNLMRYNVGALGGIKAPMLAANFNSWIGDTQQGNLSFAYAIGRDRNDFAPIRERNYAKYGVVGLDVSYFDEGSIEKLDQFFNPLGGINTSGDLLAALAYGKYFQTGEWGIGIGLGGKFLQQSLVGQVSTTWAGDAGFQVRFPKILSVGASLQNYSFTGVKFDAWESPLTQLYRAGAALTLPLSDGENSSELILSGDAVMARHEKLRFFLGSELLLGNDFYLRGGYRINDPSSSAWAAGFGVNIPATSLGNSLIRLDYAYAPLPAFDEAAHRFSLHFAFRALKEEPFASAQYGGAPPDYSDLEKKLRDQLDKARQTAEELERLKRELENKLAQVNQIIAEDPGKMRFKADSTSGLLTVFFDFDKADIRPSEYPTMERVARILNLFPNALVQLSGHTDWIGEEDYNIHLSHRRLESVMKYLSEKEKVDPRRFFMPVGYGESKPIADNTTDEGRQLNRRVEFRIYYNQLPEIPEGTAIRSVRAVDDRTIIIECNGKIKPGKPLVLSNPDRYALTFENIFLIAEKNEIPLNRGPFIRARLGYTAEEKVKYTRVVFDLKHPIEGEQRVDKNTIIFKVTREKPSRKPKLEQSLEKKE
- a CDS encoding adenine phosphoribosyltransferase, which translates into the protein MNLAEKIRSIPDFPKKGIVFRDITTLLGDGHALREAVEKMYDQFRDVKIDKVVGIESRGFIFAALLAYKFGIGMVPARKPGKLPYQTISEDYELEYGVASLQMHIDAIQKGEKVLIVDDLLATGGTVGAAARLVERLGGQVVGFCFLIELDFLGARNRLRNYRIESLIHYESE